The DNA region TTTGTAAAGCATCAGCATATAAATTGTTTAAAAATCTTATTAATTTAGCTTCGCCTCTGCCAAAATCTTCTAATTCTATTCTATATTCTTCATCTTCTATTTTTTGTTTATCGCCAGTAACGCAAGAAAATAAAAAACTCTCAAGCTCTACAATTCTTAATTGCTTTTTTTTCTCTATGTCTATAAGTTTAAGTGAAAGTCCTAAGCTCTTTTCATTTCCTTCACCGCGTAATGACAATAATACTGATATGCTGAAATATTCTCTATAAAGATTGTCTCTGTAATTATCCATTAGAGGTGCACGCGTGTAGTAGAGCCAGTTTTGCCTTTCATCGTTTATTATTTTTACATCTTTTATGTTAAAAGTAGTATTATCTTCTTCATTGTTGCTATAATCTAAAAGGGTATCAGATTTTTCGTTATTTTCTTTAATATCTTTCTTTTTTAATTTTTCTGCCATTTTTTAGATTTTATCCTTTAAATATAGCCTAAATACTATTTTTATATACATTAAAATATTGACTATTCATGATAATAGAATTATAAAAAAAGTCAAGTTTTATGATATTTTATTATTCATTCTTATTATTCTCATAATTTACAAAATTAAATAATATATGTTATAGTAATTATATATAAAAGTTATGATTAATAAAAAATTATGATTGCAAAATTTCTTTTTCATTTTATAATTTTAATTAACATAATATTTATTTGGATAAACTAATGCTTAAAAAAATTATTGATAAAATAAAGTATTTTTATGCAGAGAAAAGGAAGTTATTTATTATAATATTATCTTCTTGGTTTGTATTTATTATATTAATAGGTGTTATTATAGGAGTAAATAAAAAGCCTGATATAGTTCCTTTAACGCCAGAAGAAGAAAATGCTATGATTTCGAATGATATTATAAAAAATGATGATAAAAAGATTATAGAAGGGGAGATGCTTTCAACAAAAAATAATTTGAGTTTTGAGGAATTAGAACGCTCAAGGAATTATGTGGAAAGCCGAAAAAATAAATAATAACTTTTAGGAGGAAGAAAAATATGCGTTTAAAGATATTTGCATGTGTATTTTCTTGTATTATGTTCACAGGGCTATTATTTGCTCAAGAAACAATCACAGTACAGCCAGATGATAAAGTGGTAACTAATGAAATGCCTGTCTCTGCTAAGGGAGAGCCTTTAGAGAAAGATTTACTTAAATCAATAGATTTGGCGGCTAATACTTTATTTTCTATTAAATTGAATGCTACTAATTTTGACAGATATATTCGTATTACAAGCTATTCTACAAATTTAGATTTTGTAAGATTTACTAGAGATAAAACTAATGCCTTTCTTACTTTCACTACATTAACACCAGGTATAGCAAAACTTAATTTCCAAGTAGATACAGAAGAAAATATAATAAAAAGATATATATATACAATCAATGTAACTAACGGAGATGCTATAACAGATACTAATTCTACAATGTTTGATGCTGAGACTACTAATGAAGCACCTACTACAAACGATATGATAATGGATACAAACGAAACAGTTACAAATACAACTGATACAAACACAACAAATAATACAGCAGCTACAAATGCAACAGCAACAAATGCTGCTAATAATACTACACAACAGCAACAAACAGTAACTAAAACAACACAAGCAGAAGATAATTCTGAAGTTGCTTTATTATTTAAATCAGCAGAAGAACTTAAAAATATGAAAGATTATGATAATGCTATAAGCTCTTATAATAATGTGATCTCTCAATATCCAGATTCAAAATATGCAGTTTATAGTTATTTTAGAGTAGGCGATATTTATAATTTGAAAAAAGATTATACTAATGCTTTTGATACATATAAAAAAGCTTCTGAATTAAAAACTGCTAACAACAATCAAAAGGCAGCTGCTTTATATTCAATGGGTGTTGTGAGAAAAGTTGAAAATAATAATCAAGAAGCTATGAAATATTTTAATGATGTTATAGCTAAATATCCTAATACTTATTCTTATGGAAATGCTGTATATGAAATTGCTGACAGTTTGAAGCAAATAGGTAAAATTTCTGACGGATTAAATATGTTAGAGAAATCATTAGCTTCAAAAGAGAAATTCTCTAAAAGAGCAGATGCAATGCTTCTTCTTGCAGAGATTTATGAAACAGGCAACAACAATGTAAGAGATTTTAATAAAGCTTATTTAACATATAATCAATATTTAAGTGAATACCCTAATACTTCAAAAACAAAATATGCTAATGATAGAAAAAACTTCTTATCAAGAAATGCTGTTAATATAAAATAAATAAATAATCTTTAATATATAAAAAAGCCATTTAAGAAGTAATTCTTATTTGGCTTTTTTTGTATATTTTTTATTGATATTTTTTATAGAATGTATTATATTTTATAAGAAAATAATATATTTATTTAAGAGTGTTTATGAAAAAAATTGTTATACTCTTTATACTAATATCTTCTTTAGCATATTCATTTCCATATAATATGTACACTGGAATGACAGGTGCACTTCGTTTGGGCGGTACTTTGTACTTAGATAATATGAGAATAGGAAATAAAAAATATACTTTATCAAGTCCTATTATGCTTAATTTTGGTATACTAAAGAATTTTGATATATTTGCAAGAGTGCTTCCTCTTACTTATATTCCAGAAGTGGGTGTTGGTGTTGAAGGAGAGCCTCAATTTTCTATAATGCCTAGATTTCAATTTTTTAATGGATTTATAGGGGCAGTTGAGGTATTATTTCCTGGTTCTTCAAAGCAGAAATTCGGATTAAATCCTCAGATACACTATTTAATAGGGCTTGGAGATTTTCTAACGATGTATGCCAATTTGGAAGTACCTATGTTTTTTAATGACCCTAGAGGTGTTGTTAATTATATAAGACTCAAAACTGCTATTGGTGTTTATCCTGGTTCTTTGTTTGGTTTTTCACTTGCTGGTATATATCTTGAATATCATTTGGCTTATGACTTTTATAATAAGGCTATGTTGGGCTTAAATCGTCTTGGGCTTGGTGTTTATTTAGTGCTTAATAGTGATGCTAGTTTATCTATCAATTTTAGTCCTTATGTTGAACAGCTTGCAAGCGGATATTATTTTGGTATAGGTGCTTATATTTCTTATACTCTAGATTTTAATAAGTTTATTAGATAATAAAAAACATTAATAGTTTGGATAAAATAATGAAAAAGATTATATTATTAATTATTTTATTTTCTTCATTTGTATATGGAGCAAATAATGCTAAAGATATTGAAGGTTTTTGGCTTATGCCTGATAAACCTAAAGGAAGAATGAAAGTTGCTAAGATAATAGTAATTAATAATAAACTTTATGCCTATGCAATTGATTTTCAAGATGATGTAAAAACTACTCTTGATATTCATAATCCAGATAAAGCCCTTAGAGATAAAGACCTTAGAGGACTTACATTTATTTATGATGTAGAGTTTAAAGATGGTGAGTGGCAAACTGGAAGAATATATCATACAGACCAAGGAAGCTCATATTATGCTAAAATTACTTTGGCTGATGATAAAAAATCATTATCTCTAAAAGCTTCATTAGATAAAGGCGGAGTAGTTGGTGCTAGTGTAAAATGGACAAGACTATCCGAAGAAGAAGCAAAAAAATATAATGATATGCCAATTAGCAGTTTAAGAACAGTAGAAGGCAAACCTATAAATTAATTATTAAATTATATAATTATCAATTAATTGTCTGCATCTTCAATAATTTCAGCATTCTTAAAATTGTATACACCAAAATTGTCGCATGTAACATTAATAAGTTTTGGGTTTTGCATAACTATGCTGTTATAATAAAATATAGGTATAATAGCCGTATCTTCTATAGCAATCTTTTCTGCTGAATGCAAATATTGTATATCTTGAGTTGTTAAATAATTTCTTATATTCTCATCATATAAAGGGTTATAATATTTTCCTTCGTTTAGTATATAATCTTTTTGCAGTAATGATAAAAATGACATAGGGTGATTATAGCCTCCAGCCCAACTGCGTCTTGCTATATCAAAATTACCTCTTCTTCTTGTTCTTATAAACTCATTATATGGTTTTGAAATAACTATAGTATCTATATTTAAATTTTCTTTAAGCATTTTTTTTAATTGCATTAGCTATTTCTAAATGAAGACCATCATCTGTTAATAATTCTATTACAGGAAAATCATCTGCATTTTTGTATCCTGCTTCTTCTAATAAGTTTTTAGCTAATTCTATATTTTTGTGATAATCTTCAGAATAAAAATAGTTGTTTGTATCTTCTGCTCTAAAATCTTTATTATCATATTTTATATTATAAGGCACTATAGCTGATGCTACTATATCATCAGATTTTACTATATTTGTTATTATAAAGTTTCTGTCTATAGCTAATGATATTGCTTTTCTTACCATAGCATTTGAAAGAGGATTTACTCTATTATTTATTTCATAAAAATATAATGAAGTTTTTGCTGTATTTTTTGCTATATTCCTTTCAAACAATTCATCTTTTTTTTCTATAGGTATATTATTATAAAAATATAATTCATCTTTTTCTATTAAACTTAGAGCCTCATTAGGATTATTGATAAACTCAAAATTAATTATATCTGCCTTTATGTTTTTATAATTCCAGTAATCTGTATTTTTTCTTATAACAAGCCTATAATCATCTAGCCTCACAATCTGAAAAGCTCCGTTTCCAATCATAGTATCAGCATTCAAAGACCAATTATTTTCATTTTTGCTTACTATATCTTCTCTTAAAGGAGTGTATGCACTATGACATACTAATTCATCAAAATATGGAACAGGGTATTCCAATTCAACATATAAAGTATCATTATCTAATGCCTTTACTCCTAATTGTTCTTTATCCATATTTCCATTTATTATTTCATGAGCATTTTTTATATTCTCTAAATATACAGCAAGAGGCGACTGTGTTTTAGGATCAACAATTCTCCTCCATGCATATACAAAATCATCAGCTTTTAAATCAAATCCATCAGCCCATTTAGCATTTGTTCTTATATAAAAAATATATATGGTGTTATTATTTGATGATATCCATTTTTCTGCTGAGCCTGGTATTATATTTCCGTTTTCATCTTTTATGGTAAGGTTTTCAAATAGATGATTTATATATATCATAGAGCTAATAGAAGAAGTTTTTGAAGGGTCTATTGTATTTGGTTTGCCTCCAACTGATACTGTTATTTCATTTAATATTTTTTTAGGCTCTTTGTGGCAGGATAGTAATAAAATTGATGCCAAGATAATTAATATATTCAAAAATCTATTTCTTTCCATAAAAAATCCAAAAAATAAAAAGTATTATATTTACATATATCGAAAAAAATGATAACTATATAATTAAAATATACTATTTTATTTATTATTTCCACAAATAAAAACAAATTTATTAAATATATTTTGCATTTTTATATTGTTTTCAGACATTAACTCTGGGTGCCATTGAAGGGCTAATATAAAATGATTTTTATCTTTATATTCTATAGCTTCTATAATATCATCATTAGCTTTTGCAGCAATATTAAAATCTTTGGCTGTTTTTCCTATTGCCTGATGATGAAAACTATTAACTTCGCTTTCTTCTCCTAATAAATCATAAAGAATAGAAGTTTTATCTATTTTTATTTTATGTGTTGCAACATCTGTCGGAGCTGTTTGAGAATGCAGTATATTGCTTTTTGTTTGAGATTCTATATCTTGAATTAAATCTCCTCCAAAATAAACATTAATAAGCTGTATTCCTCTGCATATTCCTAATATAGGTTTTTTCATTTTGAATGCATAATCGAGTACCGTGAAATCAAACTCATCTCTTTCTTTTGATATAGTACCAATTTTAGGGTGCGGTTCTTGATTAAAATAGAATGGGTGAATATCAACCCCGCCTGTCATGATAACACCAGAAACATTTTCTAGCGTTTTTTTTATAATGTCTTTATCTTTTATTATTGGCATTATAACAGGTATTCCATTTGCTCTCACAACTGATTGTATATAAGAATCGTTTGCAAATGATTTTTTACTGCCATTATCATTTAATATATTTCCAGATATTGCTATAATATTATTCATACTCAAAACCATTTTTTATATTATATTCAAATTATTATATTTGTCAAACTTAAATATATTGTATAATTTAATATAAATATTTATATTATTGGTATATTAATATGCTTAATTCTTTCATATTATTATACATGTGATATTGAAATTTATCTTTCTATATACAATAACTTGACTAATAATAATTTTTTTATTATAATAAAAGCATTATAATATAATATATTTAAATTAATTATTAAAGGGGTTATTTTTATGAAAGTAATAGTAATTGGTTGTAACCATGCCGGCACATGGGCTGCAAAAACTTTAAAAGCTACAGATCCTAATTGTCAGGTAGTTACTTATGATAGAAACGATAATATATCTTTCTTAGCTTGCGGTATTGCTCTTTGGGTTGGCGGCGTAGTAAAAGATCCTAAAGGTTTATTCTATGCTAGTCCTGAAGGTTTGAAAAGCGAAGGAATAGAAGTTTATATGGGCCATGAGGTAACAAAAATAGATTGGGCTAACAAAAAAATGACTGTTAAAGAATTAAAAACTGGTAAAGAGTTTGAAGATAATTATGATAAACTTATTCTTGCTACTGGTTCTTGGCCTGTAACTCCTCCTATTGAGGGTTTAAAACAAGAAGGTACTACTTATGGTCTTAAAAAAGGTATTTTCTTCTCTAAACTTTATCAACAAGGTCAAGATATTATTAATGAAATAGCTAAACCAGAAGTTAAAAAAGTTATGGTAGTTGGTGCTGGTTATATAGGTGTTGAACTTATAGAAGCTTTCAAAAATCATGGTAAAGAAGTTATATTAATGGAAGCTATGCCTAGAGTTATGGCTAACTATTTTGACAAAGAGATTACTGATGAGGCTGAAAAAAGAATTAAAGATGCTGGTATAGAATTGCATTTAGGTGAAACTGTTAAGAAATTTGAAGGTGATGACAGAGTTAAAAAAGTTGTTACTGACAAAGGTTCTTATGATGTAGATATGGTAGTTATGTCTGTTGGTTTCAGACCTAATAGCGAACTTTATAAAGATTATTTAGAGACTTTACCTAATGGTGCTATTGTAGTTGATACTACTATGAAATCTTCTAAAGATGAGAATGTTTATGCTATAGGAGACTGTTCTAGTGTATATTCTTGTTCTTCTAAATCTCATGAATATATTGCTTTAGCTACAAATGCTGTAAGAATGGGTATTGTTGCTGCTAATAATATTTTAGGTAAAAAAGTTAATTATTGCGGTACACAAGGTTCTAACGCTATTTGTGTATTTGGTTATAATATGGCTTCTACTGGTTGGTCTGAAGAGACTGCTAAGAAGAAAGGTTTAAAAGTTAAATCTAACTTCTTTAGAGATGCTGAAAGACCTGAGTTTATGCCTACTTATGAAGATGTATTAGTAAAAATCGTTTATGAAGAAGGTACTGGAAGATTATTAGGTGCTCAGATTGCTTCTAAACATAATCATGCTGAAGCTATACACGCATTCTCTCTTGCTATAGCTAATGAAATGACTGTTCAAGATTTTGCATTATCTGACTTCTTCTTCCTTCCTCACTACAACAAACCATTATCTTGGATGACTATGGTTGCTTATACTGCTAAATAATTATAATAATTTTTAAATAAAAAGCCTTATAGAATTTTCTATAGGGCTTTTTTTATTTTTGCAATTTTAAAATTTTAAAAAAAATCATACCCGCACGGTAAGCTAAATAAAAATATATTAATTAATTTGAAATGCAAATTAGATTATATTTATAAATATTATTTAACGTGCGGAAAATATATTAAGAATCTAATTAAAACTTGGGCGGGCATGCTTTTTAAAATTCAGCATTTTAAGAAAATTAAAGTAAAGATTTTTAATGATGCAAAAAATATAATAGGGCGGGGAATGTAAATAAATTAGAATATATATGTATTTTAAGAAAAAGATGATTTTTATGTTATTGAATAATTTTTAAAACTGTTATAGAATTGTTTACTAAATTACTAATAAAATATTTTTAAATAAAATTAAGAAAATGGCTAAGAGTATTATAAATATAGTTAATATATCAAAGAGATTTATAGACAGAATTTTGCTTGATAATGTTAATTTGCTTATAGAGGAGAAATCCAAAATAGGCATGATAGGCAGAAATGGAGCAGGCAAGACTACTCTTTTAAAAATTCTTATGGGGATTGAAGATGCAGATGATGGAGAGGTAATATTTTCTGATGATGTGCGAATTGGTTATCTTCGTCAGCAGGGAGATTTTGATGAGAGTGAGAAGGTTATAGATTATCTTGTAAGAGTTAGCGGCAAAGAATCTTGGAAATGTTCTAAGATAGCAAGCAGATTTGGAATTGACCATATAAAAGTTAATTATAATATTGGCAGTTTATCCAGCGGTTATAGAATGAGGGTAAAACTTGCAGAGATGATGCTTGAAGAGCCTAACTTTTTAATACTAGATGAGCCTTCAAACTTTTTGGATTTAAATACATTAATAGATTTAGAGAATTTTTTAATGGATTA from Brachyspira pilosicoli P43/6/78 includes:
- a CDS encoding tetratricopeptide repeat protein → MRLKIFACVFSCIMFTGLLFAQETITVQPDDKVVTNEMPVSAKGEPLEKDLLKSIDLAANTLFSIKLNATNFDRYIRITSYSTNLDFVRFTRDKTNAFLTFTTLTPGIAKLNFQVDTEENIIKRYIYTINVTNGDAITDTNSTMFDAETTNEAPTTNDMIMDTNETVTNTTDTNTTNNTAATNATATNAANNTTQQQQTVTKTTQAEDNSEVALLFKSAEELKNMKDYDNAISSYNNVISQYPDSKYAVYSYFRVGDIYNLKKDYTNAFDTYKKASELKTANNNQKAAALYSMGVVRKVENNNQEAMKYFNDVIAKYPNTYSYGNAVYEIADSLKQIGKISDGLNMLEKSLASKEKFSKRADAMLLLAEIYETGNNNVRDFNKAYLTYNQYLSEYPNTSKTKYANDRKNFLSRNAVNIK
- a CDS encoding DUF2147 domain-containing protein → MKKIILLIILFSSFVYGANNAKDIEGFWLMPDKPKGRMKVAKIIVINNKLYAYAIDFQDDVKTTLDIHNPDKALRDKDLRGLTFIYDVEFKDGEWQTGRIYHTDQGSSYYAKITLADDKKSLSLKASLDKGGVVGASVKWTRLSEEEAKKYNDMPISSLRTVEGKPIN
- a CDS encoding peptide ABC transporter substrate-binding protein: MERNRFLNILIILASILLLSCHKEPKKILNEITVSVGGKPNTIDPSKTSSISSMIYINHLFENLTIKDENGNIIPGSAEKWISSNNNTIYIFYIRTNAKWADGFDLKADDFVYAWRRIVDPKTQSPLAVYLENIKNAHEIINGNMDKEQLGVKALDNDTLYVELEYPVPYFDELVCHSAYTPLREDIVSKNENNWSLNADTMIGNGAFQIVRLDDYRLVIRKNTDYWNYKNIKADIINFEFINNPNEALSLIEKDELYFYNNIPIEKKDELFERNIAKNTAKTSLYFYEINNRVNPLSNAMVRKAISLAIDRNFIITNIVKSDDIVASAIVPYNIKYDNKDFRAEDTNNYFYSEDYHKNIELAKNLLEEAGYKNADDFPVIELLTDDGLHLEIANAIKKNA
- a CDS encoding gamma-glutamyl-gamma-aminobutyrate hydrolase family protein translates to MNNIIAISGNILNDNGSKKSFANDSYIQSVVRANGIPVIMPIIKDKDIIKKTLENVSGVIMTGGVDIHPFYFNQEPHPKIGTISKERDEFDFTVLDYAFKMKKPILGICRGIQLINVYFGGDLIQDIESQTKSNILHSQTAPTDVATHKIKIDKTSILYDLLGEESEVNSFHHQAIGKTAKDFNIAAKANDDIIEAIEYKDKNHFILALQWHPELMSENNIKMQNIFNKFVFICGNNK
- a CDS encoding FAD-dependent oxidoreductase, with the translated sequence MKVIVIGCNHAGTWAAKTLKATDPNCQVVTYDRNDNISFLACGIALWVGGVVKDPKGLFYASPEGLKSEGIEVYMGHEVTKIDWANKKMTVKELKTGKEFEDNYDKLILATGSWPVTPPIEGLKQEGTTYGLKKGIFFSKLYQQGQDIINEIAKPEVKKVMVVGAGYIGVELIEAFKNHGKEVILMEAMPRVMANYFDKEITDEAEKRIKDAGIELHLGETVKKFEGDDRVKKVVTDKGSYDVDMVVMSVGFRPNSELYKDYLETLPNGAIVVDTTMKSSKDENVYAIGDCSSVYSCSSKSHEYIALATNAVRMGIVAANNILGKKVNYCGTQGSNAICVFGYNMASTGWSEETAKKKGLKVKSNFFRDAERPEFMPTYEDVLVKIVYEEGTGRLLGAQIASKHNHAEAIHAFSLAIANEMTVQDFALSDFFFLPHYNKPLSWMTMVAYTAK